From the Leptotrichia sp. oral taxon 221 genome, one window contains:
- a CDS encoding pyridoxal phosphate-dependent aminotransferase, giving the protein MKNFSDRVLNMQYSPIRKLVPYIDEAKRNGVKVYQLHIGQPDVETPDTFFEGLNNYKEKIVKYTNSAGIMELRESFSKSYAKDDINLLPEEILITQGGSEAIQITLQTLCNPGDEVLVPEPYYTNYDSFLRIADATLVPIETSIEDHYHLPSREEIEKLITPKTKAIMFSNPSNPTGIVFRPEEMELIKEIAIKHDLYIVTDEVYRQFIYDEKIAKTYQSFMSIPEIEDRVILVDSISKHYSATGARIGVIASKNKDFMAQALKFCQARLSVSTIEQYASANLINTLETYIDNTKLEYKVRRDMIYNNIQKIPGVVTYKPSSALYLIAELPVDDIEKFAIWLLTEFRYKNQTLSFAPGPGFYKTPGKGTKEARFSFCTHNLIEIENGMKVLKKALEEYNKINK; this is encoded by the coding sequence ATGAAAAATTTTTCAGATAGAGTACTGAATATGCAGTATTCACCAATAAGAAAATTAGTTCCTTATATTGACGAAGCTAAAAGGAACGGAGTAAAAGTGTATCAATTACATATTGGGCAACCTGATGTAGAAACGCCAGATACATTTTTTGAAGGATTGAATAACTATAAAGAAAAAATTGTTAAATATACAAATTCAGCAGGAATAATGGAGCTTAGAGAATCATTTTCAAAATCTTATGCGAAAGATGATATTAATCTTTTGCCTGAAGAAATTTTAATTACTCAAGGAGGAAGTGAGGCAATTCAAATTACGCTTCAAACTCTATGTAATCCTGGAGATGAGGTTTTAGTGCCTGAGCCATATTATACAAATTATGATAGTTTTTTGAGAATTGCTGATGCAACATTAGTCCCAATTGAAACTTCGATTGAAGATCATTATCATTTGCCATCAAGAGAAGAAATTGAGAAATTAATTACTCCAAAAACTAAGGCAATAATGTTTTCTAACCCAAGTAATCCAACAGGGATTGTTTTTAGACCAGAAGAAATGGAATTAATAAAAGAAATTGCGATAAAACATGACTTATACATTGTTACAGATGAAGTTTATAGACAATTTATTTATGATGAAAAAATTGCAAAAACTTATCAATCGTTTATGTCAATTCCAGAAATTGAAGATAGAGTAATTCTTGTGGATAGTATTTCTAAACATTATAGTGCGACTGGAGCTAGAATTGGTGTTATTGCCTCTAAAAACAAAGATTTTATGGCACAAGCATTAAAATTTTGTCAAGCAAGATTATCAGTTTCGACAATTGAGCAATATGCAAGTGCAAACTTGATAAATACTTTAGAAACTTACATTGACAATACAAAATTGGAATATAAAGTTAGAAGAGATATGATTTACAACAATATTCAAAAAATTCCTGGAGTTGTAACGTATAAGCCAAGTAGTGCTTTGTATTTGATCGCAGAATTGCCAGTAGATGATATTGAAAAGTTCGCAATTTGGTTATTGACAGAATTTAGATATAAAAATCAAACATTGTCATTTGCACCAGGGCCTGGATTTTACAAAACACCTGGAAAAGGGACAAAAGAAGCTAGATTCTCATTCTGTACACATAATTTAATTGAAATTGAAAATGGAATGAAAGTATTGAAAAAAGCGTTGGAAGAATATAACAAAATAAACAAATAG
- a CDS encoding N-acetylmuramoyl-L-alanine amidase, with product MKKNRLFLLFATLVISSFSYANNRDVSTDVKKPVEIITDNGGYNNGSNDNNNKGGTTIPTNPNRRSETISNSAGTIRIDTSYTSQGQDYRQKFIILHYTSGNRDSSLKTLTKNEVSAHYMVSDNKSEPIYSLVDENKRAWHAGVSDWKGRNNLNDTSVGIEIVNGGDVSGTFVPYKDFQIKEVAVLVKYLADKYEIPATNILGHSDIAPQRKSDPGPLFPWKELYTKYNIGMWYDNDTKNNYEREYSTKLSMIPVAEIQRELNKFGYGISITGTWDKQTKNVIKVFQHHFRPSNYSGEMDVETFAILKALNEKYNKK from the coding sequence ATGAAAAAAAATAGATTATTTTTATTATTTGCGACATTGGTTATATCGAGCTTTTCTTATGCGAATAACAGAGATGTCTCGACAGACGTTAAAAAACCAGTTGAAATTATAACAGATAATGGTGGATACAACAATGGAAGTAATGACAACAATAACAAAGGAGGAACAACGATTCCAACTAATCCAAACAGAAGATCTGAAACAATTTCAAATTCAGCTGGAACAATTAGAATCGATACTTCATATACTTCACAAGGTCAAGATTATAGACAAAAATTCATAATCTTACACTACACATCAGGAAATAGAGATTCGTCATTAAAAACTTTGACAAAAAATGAAGTAAGTGCGCATTACATGGTTTCAGACAATAAATCAGAACCAATTTATTCATTAGTAGATGAAAATAAGAGAGCCTGGCATGCTGGAGTTAGTGACTGGAAAGGAAGAAACAATTTAAATGACACTTCAGTTGGAATTGAAATTGTAAATGGTGGAGATGTCAGTGGAACATTTGTGCCATATAAAGATTTTCAAATAAAGGAAGTTGCTGTTTTAGTTAAATATTTAGCTGATAAATACGAAATTCCTGCAACGAATATTTTAGGACATTCAGACATTGCGCCACAAAGAAAATCTGATCCAGGTCCATTATTCCCTTGGAAAGAATTATATACAAAATATAATATTGGAATGTGGTATGATAACGATACAAAAAATAATTATGAAAGAGAATATTCGACTAAATTGAGTATGATACCTGTTGCTGAAATTCAAAGAGAATTAAATAAATTTGGATATGGTATAAGTATAACTGGAACTTGGGACAAACAGACTAAAAATGTAATAAAGGTATTCCAACACCATTTTAGACCATCAAATTATAGTGGAGAAATGGACGTTGAAACTTTTGCTATTTTAAAAGCATTAAATGAAAAATATAATAAAAAATAG
- a CDS encoding autotransporter-associated N-terminal domain-containing protein → MTNNLRKIKKDLCSFAKRCQDFRYTDSALITFLLTGTVNISNNLFSAESNTNLESQKQVISTSIKDIHQKVQETRKENDKLLKKINLELIQLMEQGDHVVKSPWSNWQFGVNGFSSNWGGTFKGKGDKSEKYSYEGIYERSNNLFERNVSTLSKNYGNLALSRNRRMASSNERTGLQSTYGLMSNTRAQEPILEINVDASIKPKTIQIEIPDLGIRAPQLQVMTVNGIEIPAIKVPTPNTPTKTVSIAKPNAEPFTGYYFDGTWSHRELRDNISIYSGIDPTSLIGNINNTNPTPAAMTGSYNGRQLEGTRIINEDNRYTNTYYLNSQVNIDKIANNTFYLRGHYPTDTYNDSNTRAHLGISNNAQRVYNDGHGNGIPDEGVVGVHALGDLNIKNIVFNLYGRAGAVTNETWRHGILDFDNVTVNMYNSDNMGFYNMPVARYTYKYGKNVGGIGREWRVLAGGFSGKANVNMYGRNNSVYLTTGLSYMKHWQNEGLIQSDGASNIVYSSFSYAPTLSKLVNPAGAGYLHNTNMIRLSNVKLYGDENIGMYFGSRIKGDIAKVHMEAPNEIESLYGYNNKAAHIGLYQGEIDFSAKVGEKLTIDNQNQQTAEGNLTNTGYTDKTVDGAVGIFSESGQRVGIVARGDVMEGPTPTATEIQAHRTDPNWDRWFWHKWNSATQQIEIDKTGYGAGFYYAASNDFSKDPIHNLEVAKLDIRFGKYSKNGIMVLAKQGTVIDVGKNTSNYHIIGQSSDITDGINGANTLEADASTGTIVAYAEGTWDQLKHRYGSEDARIAQNDADAVAINNGGARKALTDATATTAAKLQGLPSEVNVSPNVVLASKEGIAYMGDNKGVVNAGTSANTTTTTAVNYKSIIGFARDEGVVNIHGDIEAIDKNATQNKFENIAGLATKTVAGTAGGTVNIEDGSIKISGMAGFASGTGSVVNVNNGTANKIQTGENGALAAVDGGKVNFSGGTIYHEDKATSSDVVTAGTATVNHAKSTPFYADDSSKIEFKGATTINMADGILMPGTDATNYDGGNTSATAKYLGMNNVTVNLTGDNVVLRTYNGVTTNWTSGTTGTTSIKNDMQLADLHTNNHDYKIYYIDGIFNLNNNQDLDDNTDEFNTKIRLSNEKFTIASGVTVSSATGKGLSMASHDGVATNATTGYTNNGTVNITGGTPSSTTALSTSFGYVDNNSTINVDKGIGVYGVNGSTLTNNANVNITLNGIGMAGFASASALKSYGTDAKISNGTLTTADKVLEITNNGTVTVAGDSSIGLYGNTNDLAGTGLLTTENGVITNNGKIVMTGDKAVGIVSEGAGNIINLGGTGSSDITVGTNGIGVYASGTQSKVNFTSNTGVEIKDKGAGIYVANGSVINPNGHTFEIKYTGSANESGTGILYDSTATNTTDVDIVNTSSDKGIVGIYTTGGSLTNTGTITDRSGKAYGIYSDGANVINSGTLTMGDKGKGVLSTGGDVTLTGTSVITVGGNEAIGVYTRGTGNLIKADAGSQMTIGNGSYGFINEGTGNTVISNATVSNVGDNTVFIFSKDAAGTVINNSQLTSTGSKNYGLYSAGTVINNANINYGSGVGNVGIYSINGGTASNSSGASITVGASSVGNPNPSDNYYAIGMAAGYYGDASSPAYTGNILNSGTINVTGENSIGMYGTESGTTVTNNGIINLSASNTVGMYLDNGAYGINNGTIQSSGSGLKRIVGVVVKNGSTIENNGTIQINAEEAVGLAAKGNAAGRNIGIIKNYGTLNITGVGARDKVIPSEGQALGKDMGGVKIHAPVGASTATISVNGTPVIPELATSSAEEYKEMEVSTIGMYIDTSNRRFTRPITGLSELSSLRKADLIIGNEAAQNTTGKYIQVSPQILAPYNQMILTNPQIEKWSIYSGSLTWMASVAQNQTDGTIQNAYMAKIPYTEWAGADETPVNKTDTYNFADGLEQRYGVEALGSRENQLFQKLNSIGNNEEVLLYQAFDEMMGHQYSNVQQRINETGGLLDKEFKHLRNEWRTPTKDNNKIKVFGMKNEYKTDTAGIIDYTSDAYGVAYVHENEAIKLGNSSGWYAGAVTNRFKFKDIGKSKENQTMLKAGIFKTMSPMTDHNGSLRWTVAGDVFVGRNEMKRKFLVVDEVFNAKSDYTSYGAAFKTDLGYDIRMSERTHLRPYGSLKLEYGRFNDIRENEGEIRLEVEGNDYFSVKPEVGLEFKYVQPMAVRTNLSVGLTVAYENELGKVGDVNNEARVRYTNADWFGIRGEKEDRRGNGKFDLNIGVDNTRFGVTVNAGYDTKGSNVRGGIGFRAIY, encoded by the coding sequence ATGACGAATAATTTAAGAAAAATAAAAAAAGATCTATGTTCATTTGCAAAAAGATGTCAAGATTTTAGGTACACTGATTCAGCACTTATAACATTTTTACTGACGGGAACAGTAAACATTTCAAATAATTTATTTTCTGCTGAGTCAAATACAAATCTTGAAAGTCAAAAACAAGTAATTTCTACATCAATTAAAGACATACATCAAAAAGTTCAAGAAACTCGAAAAGAAAATGACAAACTTTTGAAAAAGATAAATTTAGAATTAATTCAACTTATGGAACAGGGGGATCATGTTGTAAAATCTCCTTGGAGCAATTGGCAATTTGGAGTTAATGGATTTTCTAGTAACTGGGGTGGAACTTTTAAAGGAAAAGGAGATAAATCTGAAAAGTATTCTTACGAAGGCATTTATGAAAGAAGTAACAATCTATTCGAGAGAAATGTTTCGACATTGAGTAAAAATTATGGAAATTTGGCGTTAAGTAGAAATAGAAGAATGGCTTCATCAAATGAAAGAACAGGACTTCAATCAACTTATGGCCTTATGAGTAATACAAGGGCACAGGAACCAATTTTGGAAATAAATGTTGACGCTTCAATAAAACCTAAGACTATACAGATAGAAATTCCGGATTTAGGAATAAGAGCACCTCAGTTACAGGTTATGACAGTTAATGGAATAGAAATACCGGCAATAAAAGTTCCTACACCAAATACTCCTACTAAAACAGTCAGCATTGCAAAACCTAATGCAGAACCATTTACAGGATATTATTTTGATGGAACATGGAGCCATAGAGAGTTAAGAGATAATATTTCTATTTATTCGGGAATAGATCCTACTTCTTTAATAGGAAATATAAATAATACTAATCCTACTCCAGCAGCAATGACAGGTTCATATAATGGTAGACAACTTGAAGGAACACGTATAATAAATGAAGATAATAGATATACTAATACTTACTATCTAAATAGCCAAGTTAATATAGATAAAATTGCTAATAATACTTTTTATTTGAGAGGACATTACCCTACAGATACTTATAATGATAGTAATACTAGAGCACATTTAGGAATATCTAATAATGCTCAAAGAGTATATAATGATGGGCATGGAAATGGTATTCCAGATGAAGGTGTTGTTGGTGTTCATGCATTGGGAGATTTAAATATTAAAAATATAGTATTTAACCTATATGGAAGAGCAGGAGCAGTAACTAATGAAACTTGGAGACATGGGATACTAGATTTCGATAACGTAACTGTAAATATGTATAATAGTGATAATATGGGATTCTATAATATGCCAGTTGCTAGATATACATATAAATATGGGAAAAATGTTGGTGGTATTGGAAGAGAATGGCGTGTTTTAGCTGGAGGATTTTCTGGAAAAGCTAATGTAAATATGTATGGAAGAAATAACTCTGTTTATCTAACAACAGGATTGTCATATATGAAACATTGGCAAAATGAAGGGCTTATCCAATCAGATGGAGCTTCAAATATAGTATATTCAAGTTTTTCTTATGCTCCAACTTTATCAAAACTTGTAAATCCAGCAGGAGCAGGATACCTTCACAATACAAATATGATAAGATTATCAAATGTTAAACTATATGGTGATGAAAATATAGGTATGTATTTTGGTAGTAGAATAAAAGGAGATATAGCCAAAGTACATATGGAAGCTCCAAATGAAATAGAAAGTCTATATGGATACAACAATAAGGCGGCACATATAGGATTATATCAAGGAGAAATAGATTTTTCTGCAAAAGTTGGAGAAAAATTAACAATAGACAACCAGAATCAGCAAACAGCAGAAGGAAATTTAACAAATACAGGCTATACTGATAAAACAGTTGACGGAGCTGTTGGAATTTTCTCAGAAAGTGGTCAAAGAGTTGGAATAGTTGCAAGAGGGGATGTAATGGAAGGTCCTACACCAACTGCAACAGAAATCCAAGCTCATAGAACAGATCCTAATTGGGATAGATGGTTTTGGCATAAATGGAATAGTGCAACACAGCAAATAGAAATAGATAAGACAGGCTATGGTGCTGGTTTTTATTATGCGGCAAGTAATGATTTTTCAAAAGACCCTATACACAATCTGGAAGTTGCTAAATTAGACATTAGATTTGGAAAATATTCAAAGAATGGAATTATGGTCTTGGCAAAACAAGGGACAGTAATTGATGTAGGTAAAAATACTTCTAATTACCATATTATAGGACAAAGTTCAGATATAACTGATGGTATCAATGGAGCAAATACTCTTGAAGCAGATGCTTCAACAGGGACTATAGTGGCCTATGCGGAAGGAACTTGGGATCAGTTAAAACATAGATATGGAAGTGAAGACGCAAGAATAGCCCAAAATGATGCTGATGCTGTAGCTATAAATAATGGTGGAGCTAGAAAAGCACTGACAGATGCAACTGCTACAACAGCAGCCAAATTACAGGGACTACCTTCTGAAGTAAATGTCTCTCCTAATGTAGTACTGGCTTCGAAAGAAGGAATAGCCTATATGGGTGATAATAAAGGGGTTGTAAATGCAGGAACATCAGCAAATACTACAACTACAACAGCAGTAAACTACAAATCAATAATAGGATTTGCAAGAGATGAAGGTGTAGTTAATATTCATGGAGATATTGAAGCAATAGACAAAAATGCTACTCAGAACAAGTTTGAGAATATTGCAGGACTGGCTACAAAAACAGTAGCAGGAACAGCAGGTGGAACTGTTAATATAGAAGATGGAAGTATTAAAATAAGCGGTATGGCAGGATTTGCCTCTGGAACCGGTTCAGTTGTAAATGTTAACAATGGTACGGCTAATAAGATTCAAACTGGAGAAAATGGAGCATTGGCGGCAGTTGATGGAGGAAAAGTTAACTTTAGCGGAGGAACAATTTATCACGAAGATAAAGCAACGAGTTCAGATGTAGTAACTGCTGGAACGGCAACTGTCAACCATGCAAAATCTACACCATTTTATGCTGACGATTCTTCAAAAATTGAATTTAAAGGTGCAACTACAATAAATATGGCAGACGGAATACTAATGCCAGGAACAGATGCAACTAACTATGACGGTGGGAATACTTCGGCCACAGCTAAATATCTTGGAATGAATAATGTAACAGTAAATTTGACAGGAGATAACGTTGTACTTCGTACATATAATGGAGTAACAACTAACTGGACATCTGGAACAACAGGAACAACAAGTATAAAAAATGATATGCAGCTTGCTGATTTGCATACAAATAACCACGATTACAAAATATACTACATAGACGGTATATTCAATCTGAATAATAATCAGGATTTAGATGATAATACTGATGAATTTAACACAAAAATAAGACTTTCAAATGAAAAATTTACAATAGCAAGTGGAGTTACTGTAAGTTCTGCAACAGGAAAAGGGTTATCAATGGCTTCGCATGACGGTGTTGCAACAAATGCAACAACTGGATATACTAATAATGGAACTGTTAACATAACAGGAGGAACTCCATCAAGTACGACAGCATTATCCACAAGTTTCGGTTATGTAGACAACAATAGTACGATAAATGTTGATAAAGGAATAGGAGTTTACGGAGTAAATGGAAGTACCCTTACAAATAATGCTAATGTAAATATAACTTTAAATGGAATAGGTATGGCAGGGTTTGCTTCTGCTTCAGCATTGAAATCTTATGGAACGGATGCTAAAATTTCAAATGGTACATTGACAACAGCTGATAAAGTTTTAGAAATAACTAATAACGGTACTGTAACAGTTGCAGGGGACAGTTCAATCGGATTGTATGGAAATACAAATGACCTTGCAGGAACAGGACTGCTGACAACAGAAAATGGAGTTATTACAAATAATGGAAAAATAGTAATGACAGGAGATAAAGCTGTCGGAATTGTGTCAGAGGGAGCTGGAAATATCATTAATCTTGGAGGAACAGGAAGTTCAGATATTACAGTGGGAACTAACGGAATAGGAGTTTATGCAAGTGGAACTCAAAGTAAAGTGAATTTTACTTCAAATACTGGAGTGGAAATCAAGGATAAAGGTGCAGGAATTTATGTTGCCAACGGTTCTGTCATAAATCCAAATGGCCACACTTTTGAAATAAAATATACAGGTTCAGCAAATGAATCTGGAACAGGTATCCTATATGACAGCACAGCTACAAATACAACAGATGTGGATATAGTAAATACTAGCAGTGATAAAGGGATAGTTGGAATTTATACAACAGGAGGAAGTCTTACAAATACAGGAACAATAACAGATAGAAGTGGAAAAGCCTATGGAATTTATTCTGATGGTGCAAATGTTATCAACAGTGGAACATTGACTATGGGAGACAAAGGTAAGGGAGTACTCAGTACAGGTGGAGATGTAACTCTTACAGGAACTTCTGTAATTACGGTGGGAGGAAACGAAGCTATCGGTGTTTATACAAGAGGAACAGGTAATCTGATAAAAGCTGATGCAGGTTCTCAAATGACAATCGGTAACGGTTCGTATGGATTTATTAATGAAGGAACTGGAAATACAGTGATAAGTAATGCCACTGTTTCAAATGTTGGAGATAACACTGTTTTCATATTCTCAAAAGATGCGGCAGGAACTGTAATAAATAACAGCCAGTTAACTTCAACAGGTTCAAAAAACTACGGGCTTTATTCAGCAGGAACTGTAATAAATAATGCTAATATTAACTATGGTTCGGGAGTAGGAAATGTTGGAATTTACAGTATAAATGGCGGAACTGCTTCAAACAGCAGCGGTGCATCAATAACAGTAGGAGCTTCAAGTGTTGGAAATCCTAATCCGTCAGATAATTACTATGCTATAGGAATGGCGGCAGGATATTATGGAGATGCTTCATCACCAGCTTATACAGGAAATATTTTAAATTCAGGAACAATTAATGTAACTGGAGAAAACAGTATTGGAATGTATGGAACAGAAAGCGGAACAACAGTAACAAATAATGGAATTATTAACCTTAGTGCAAGTAACACGGTAGGAATGTATCTTGATAATGGAGCTTACGGAATAAATAACGGAACTATCCAGTCAAGTGGTTCAGGATTAAAAAGAATCGTAGGAGTAGTAGTTAAAAATGGTTCAACAATAGAAAATAATGGAACTATTCAAATTAATGCAGAAGAAGCGGTAGGATTGGCAGCTAAAGGAAATGCAGCAGGTAGAAATATAGGAATAATTAAAAACTATGGAACATTGAATATAACAGGAGTTGGAGCTAGAGATAAAGTAATTCCAAGTGAAGGACAGGCTTTAGGTAAAGATATGGGTGGTGTAAAAATACATGCACCGGTAGGAGCATCTACAGCTACAATAAGTGTTAATGGAACTCCGGTAATTCCTGAATTAGCTACAAGTTCAGCAGAAGAGTATAAAGAAATGGAAGTTTCAACAATTGGAATGTACATAGATACTTCAAATAGAAGATTTACAAGACCTATAACAGGATTAAGCGAGTTAAGTTCATTGAGAAAGGCTGATTTAATTATAGGAAATGAGGCTGCTCAAAATACAACAGGTAAATATATTCAAGTAAGTCCTCAAATACTTGCACCATATAATCAGATGATTTTAACTAATCCTCAAATAGAAAAGTGGAGTATTTATTCCGGTTCATTGACTTGGATGGCGAGTGTTGCACAAAATCAGACAGACGGAACAATACAAAATGCCTATATGGCAAAAATTCCATATACAGAATGGGCAGGAGCAGATGAAACACCTGTAAATAAAACAGACACGTATAACTTTGCAGATGGACTGGAACAGAGATATGGAGTGGAAGCACTTGGAAGCAGAGAAAATCAATTATTCCAAAAATTAAACAGCATTGGAAATAATGAGGAAGTACTTCTTTATCAAGCCTTTGATGAAATGATGGGACATCAATATTCAAACGTTCAGCAAAGAATCAATGAAACAGGAGGACTTCTAGATAAGGAATTTAAACATTTGCGTAACGAATGGAGAACTCCTACAAAAGACAATAACAAAATCAAAGTATTTGGTATGAAAAATGAATACAAAACAGATACAGCAGGAATAATAGATTATACAAGTGATGCTTACGGAGTAGCTTATGTTCATGAAAATGAAGCAATAAAACTTGGAAACAGCTCAGGATGGTATGCCGGAGCAGTGACAAACAGATTCAAGTTTAAGGATATAGGAAAATCAAAAGAAAATCAGACAATGTTAAAGGCAGGAATCTTCAAGACAATGTCACCAATGACAGACCATAACGGTTCATTAAGATGGACAGTTGCAGGAGATGTATTTGTTGGAAGAAATGAAATGAAACGTAAATTCCTGGTGGTAGATGAAGTATTTAATGCTAAATCAGATTATACGTCATATGGAGCGGCATTTAAGACAGATTTAGGCTATGACATAAGAATGAGTGAAAGAACACATTTAAGACCTTACGGATCATTGAAGCTGGAATATGGAAGATTTAATGACATAAGGGAGAATGAGGGAGAAATAAGGCTAGAGGTTGAAGGAAATGACTACTTCTCGGTAAAACCTGAAGTTGGATTAGAATTTAAATATGTTCAACCAATGGCTGTGAGAACAAACTTATCAGTTGGACTTACTGTCGCTTATGAAAATGAGCTTGGAAAAGTTGGAGATGTCAATAATGAAGCAAGAGTTAGATATACAAATGCTGACTGGTTTGGAATTAGAGGAGAAAAAGAGGATAGACGTGGAAATGGTAAATTTGACTTGAATATCGGAGTTGATAATACTAGATTTGGTGTTACAGTAAATGCTGGATACGATACTAAGGGAAGTAATGTTCGTGGAGGTATTGGATTTAGAGCAATTTATTAA